From the Mus musculus strain C57BL/6J chromosome 10, GRCm38.p6 C57BL/6J genome, the window GTaagctcatctgagcactgctgcaagcccttttaataccctccacccacgCCCCCATTGattccaagaaagcatctcttctaaacagcagttcctgattggctggcattattTGCTTCAGCAATCCTTGCTCTTTCAGGCAGTCCTtcattaggtcctcctgcaggatatGATTTTGCAGCTGCAAGACCCCCAGTGTTTACATAGAGGCCACCCCGCTGGAGTAGTCTCCTACCCAGTTTCCAGTACTGATCCTGATTGCTTTCAATAAGATTATATTTCACTTAGTATCAGAAGTATCTTTCTAAAGAAGAATTTTGAGCCAGTGATCACTCAGCCAGACACTGTGAGAGCCACTACTGCCGGCAAGATAAATATGAACTCAGTCTAGCAAAGAGCCCCAGGCTGTCGTTCTGGAGCCCCAGCCCAGACCTGACTGACATGCAGGAGAGGATTTCTCTGCAGTCCCTGTACATGTATGTGATTTTGTTATCTTTCTACTGTAGTTCCTGCTTTCCCCCCTTTTGTTCATTCTTTGATTACCTAACTAACTCCTATTCATAGTTTAGAGCATTATATGATATCAAGTCCATTATTTAGCCTTCTAAACCCAGCCTTCatctcccttggtgaatgactgAAATTACTCGGTACTGTGATAGTTCTCTGCACACATTACAAGTGGACGATCCTTTCAGTGGTTGAAAATATCTGAATGTATCCCTCTTCTCTTGGAATTTGAGCTCATTGAGAGAGAAATGATTCTTTGTGCCTAATTATACCTTTTCATTAATATAGTACCCAATACACAGAAACTGCTCAAAAACTTGTTCAACTGCCGTAGACAATCACAGTAGCTGAGAAAGAAGTAGGGCCCATAGAGAGAGGTGTAAGATGAAAATCTGAGATGTGTTATGCATTAACTTTGAATTGCCTAAGAGGAAGGCTGGTCAAGAAAAAGGCTGCAAGAAGTAATAGAAAATGAAGTAAGAATAATACTGAACCTATGTTTTTATTAGCAGATGGTTAAACAGACTGAGTTAAACAGTGTTCAAGCaaatggcaggaaaaaaaaatcccccaaaacaaaaaaagccaaaaccaaaccaaccaaacagcaacaacaaaacacaaatgtaTTTGCTGGGAAAGTAAATACACAATTTGCAGCAAACACTAGAAACATCTCACTGGGGATCACAGCGTCTCCTAGGAACTCAATCATATACTTGAACTTCTTTTCTGACGCAAAGTTTTAGACGCTTTGATAGTCTTTGCCGTGCCTGTGTGTGGGAGCACTTGTGCAGGAAGATGGTTGTCGTTCTGACAGGCTGTCATCTTGTTACCAGGGCTCTGATTGGTTGTTGCAGTATCGTAGCTGGTGGAGTCCAGGGAAACATGACTCAAGGCAAGGCTGTCCACACTGTGAGCAGAGTAGTTGTAAACCATCTGGAGGAAGGCTGATTTGGTGTTAGTCTTCTGCTTGCAAAGAATAATGTAGCACTTGGGGAAGAATATACAGCAGAGAATCCCATAATTGGATATCAGAATGACTATAATCTCCACGGCGGGCAAATACTTGCCGAATGTGGTAGTATAGACAGGGATGAATGTGATCCAAGCTATGAAGTAAATCAGCATCccaaaggtcaggaacttggcttcgTTGTAATTCTCAGGAAGTTTCCTCCCCTTGAATGCAAATACAAAGCAAATGAAGGCCAGAACTGTGATGTAGCCCAGCATGGTACCAAATGCCAGTGCTGACCCCTCCTCACATTCCAGGATAATGACTCTAGGCAAGGAGATATTCTCTTCCACACTAGGTGCTGCCAGCACCAGCCAAAGAGTGCAAATGACCACTTGAATGCCCGTGCAGgtaagaacaatgggaacaggcCTATAAAGGCACTTCAGGAACATTGTCAGCTTGGGGTCAAAACTGAAAGCTAGCAAAATTTTCAGGGACTTGGTCAAAATACAGGAGACACAGAGAGTAAAGCTCACACCAAATAAGGTCTGCCTGGTCTTGCACGCAAAGTCTTGTGGTTCTCCAATAAAAAAGCCTGTGCTGGCAAAGTTAAGGGCGTGGCAGATGAGCATCACGTAGCAGACCACTAATCCTCCAGATGATTTCACGACAGGTGTCTTCAGGTTTCTTGTAAATATTATGCCAATGGCCAGAACAAAGGCGATTCCAAGTAGGGAGAGGGCAATGAGGAGGAGAGCCAAGGAGTCATCCCAGTCCAGATACTCCACTTCCTTTTCAAAGCAGGTAGTGCTCCTTACTGGGGCCCAGTGGGTTTCATTGTTGCATAAAAGGCAGTGATCCATATCTAAGAAGGCAAAGAGGTCAGTTCCATTCTAAACATTTAACTAGGTGGTTGTCTACAATACTGTATAAAAAAGCAAGGTCAGGGAAAGTCATATTAGTTACTTATTCAAATTAAACCTACACAGAACCCAGATAAAGTGGGAGAGGAAGGTAAATGGAAGAGATGAGGAAGATGGGAAGGGTAATAGAAGAAGTCAGAAGGTTTGTTGGGGCAAAGTTCTTCTGAAAATCTATATATGCCAGTCTCTTAGAATCTTGCTGTTACTGGCATCCATTTGGGGACCTTGTTCCTAAACGTGGTTTTGGAATTACACATAGCTCAAGGCCATCTCCTCCCTCTACACCTATGATTCTTGTAATCCTGTCCAAGCTAAGTATACTGTGTAGACTATTAATGAATCTGTCTctcaaggacaaaaacaaacGAAGGGGTGGGGTTGTAGTTCAGTGATAGAGCATGGACCTAGTACACACAAGGCCCAAGATTTGAGACccagaatggaaaagaaagaaatctacaaaacaaaagataaaactaGAATTAatagacagaaaagaaataatttagagGTGTCATTGTGGGTGTAGTGGTAAGTGCCATTACCTGTCTCATTACTGTAGTGGTTTTCTGGGCAGCTCACACATTCATAGCAACAGCTGTGTTGGCTTCCTGTGGCTTTCTTCATTTGACCAGGGCTGCATTCCTTGGAGCATTTAGATAGAATTTGCtacagtaaaaggaaaaaaaatccaaataatttaaaaagagattcTTCTAGCCATTCTTCACTAAGTAGCATTTTTCAGCTTTTTTTCATAGTATTAAAGTTTTGGGGCCATCTTAAGAAGCAGAAGCAAActtaaaatatgcaaaatattttAGATGAGAAAACTACttataacttctttttcttttttctttctttctctctttctctctttctttctctctttctttctttctttctttctttctttctttcttttctttctttgctttttgacaGGACCTATGACTGATATAGACTTCACTATATAGTGcagactggacttgaactcacagagattcaccagcctctgcctccagagtcctaggattaaaagcattcaccaccatgcctggtaacACTTACTGCTTCTATAAGCAAATTATGGAAATTAGCTCTTTCAGAGAGCTTCCAGCAGAGGGGAAAGCACATATGACTAAAGCCAACAAAGTGAGGGTCTGGCAATTTCTGATTCCAGGCTGAAATTCTGCAAGAAAAATAAgacttctgtgggttttttttttttaaagaaaaaattttaattttatgtgcataaatCTGTCTCTCTGTGAGATTTGTGTGTGAgtccctgtgtttgtgtgtgtctctctgtgtatgagtctctttctttctgtctctctctctctctctgtctgtgtgtgtgtgtgtgtgtgtgtgtgtgtgtgtattccatgaGAGGGTGTTgcatcccttggagctggagttacatgtagCTGTGAGTCACCAATGTAGGTTCTAGGAAATAAACtcggtcctctggaaaagcagttaagtgctcttagctactgagtcatctctctagcctataGACTTTTATAAGAAAGTTTTTAAGAGTGGATAcctttgaaaaacaaagcaatgggatatttagaatttaaaactattagattttcaaaatccaaaaaatattttaaaaatattttagttttggtAGCATTCAGTGTGGTATTTTAACATATCACACAATGTGTACCACTCAACTCCATACACCCTTTGCTCATctgtagctttttaaaaaagaattattaatttattttatatatgtgagtatactgtcactgtcttcagacacaccagaagagggcatcagaccccattacatatggttgtgagccaccatgtggatgctaggaattgaactcagaacctctggaagagcaatcagtgctctcaacctctgagccatctctccagtctgctcttaacttttaacttttaacAACCCTATATTCAGCTTGGCTACTTAAGTTTTCAAATAAGAGACAGAACATATGGTGTTTGCTCTTCTGTGCTTACCTCTCTTTAACATAATATTCAAAGTTCTCATCTTCTTACAAATAATAAGATTTCATTCTTCTCTATAGCTGAtaatctattttgtgtgtgtataccacatttgcttacaataataattaaatcatTATGAAAATTTAGATTGAAATTATGTATCATTAGGAGGAACAAAAGTGCAGCCTTCCTTCTTAGGAACACACTACTTTTCCTTCCTCCATATGAAGAGGTTGGAAATGCATTCTAGAGTCCTGTACGTAcaactttgaaataaaaattgagGTATAGTTATTTGAGGTTTTGGACAGTGACAAGTGATACTACAAGTAGCCTGTTTGACAAGTACATCTTGAAATCTGACCAAATGGTCAAAGGTATTGTTGGCTTTGACAATAGCCTAGATATGTATGAACATCTCCACCAGCAAGGAAGATTTGTTCGCTTATTGGTAACTGTCTAAACCTTCACTCTGGAGCCTAAAGCGTCACTCCTCTGCCTCAGAGCAGATGCCTCACAGGTACACAGATTCTGTCCTATGGAAAATGGAGACAAATTTCCTAACAACTGAAAAATAGTGCTTcttgtaaaaataaaaggaaattgcCTTTTTATTCAGTGAGAAAGGGAGGCAGCATATGGTTTAAAAGCCCAGTGTGAGTTGCAGTGCTTAGCCTAAGGCAGTCTCATTAGAAGGTGATAGACAAAGCTGTgataacaaagaagaaaaggaaagtttgAGGGCACAAAGGATGGCTGCATTTCTGTCTCCTAATGAAATGGTCTCCTACTTTACTAATCTATCTACGAGGAGGAGAAATGTTGTTGAAGAAACTGGTTTTCCAACATTACTGTGTTCATTCTTGCACTCACTAAATATTTTCTGAGTGATTGTTAGTATGCCAAGCATGGTTCTCACTGTTAACCCAggctcatgattctcctgcctcagattctcagattctgggattacaggcactcaCCGCCATCCTGGTTCAGGTGTGGCAATTTTAAATAGAATGCAGCAGGTGCAGATCACTTGCATTATCAGAAAGGCAAGCACATATGACAAAGAGTGGGGACTGTGGAGTTACAGGAGAATGGAAATTAAGGGGAAGGTGGAGGGAGACAAGGTTTTGGAGACAgagaacagtttaaaaaaaaaaaaaaaaaaaaaaaaccactagcTTTTACCTGGAGAGAAATGTGATGCCCTGGAAGAGTTTTGAGCAGAGAGCTGCATTTTCCAGGACGTCTTACAAACAGACTGAAGGGTTTAAGTGTAAGAGGAACAGTTACAAAGCTAACACTGACCTGGATGAAAAGCAACTGTAGCTTGCAGTGGAGGGGCAGTGGTACATCCAGCATGTAAAATGGTAATCAAACTTCAGACTCACTTTGGAAATTAAAATTTCAGTGGGTCTGCGGTGTGCGAGTGTGTTGTGTTACACACCTACACACCGGGAGCAAGGATTCCATGGGGTGCCCCTCTTAGGCAACTAACAAAGGAGAGTTGCCGTTTCCTGAGATGCAGGAAAGAATATCAAGAGCTTTGTTTTGGAGATAGTCAGTGAGGACAACCATCAGATAGATATCCACATCCACGTAGAGATGCCAGTTAGGCAGTCGGCACTTATTTGAGTTAAAAGATAAAATCAAGAAGCCACCAGCCTTCCACAGAATGACATTATTTAAAGACTGGAAGGAGCCTGATAAGGTcaccaaacagacaaaaaaagaaCAGAGCTGAGTCCAGGCACCCCAGTGTTCAGAGGGATTGGAAAGATAAGGACCCAacaaaggaggcagaggaacAGTGGCTAGAGACACGGGAGAAATCAGGGGAGTGTGGAGTCTAGGAAGCAAATGAGGCCTGTGGTGTGGAGGAAAGAATAAGTGGCTGTTAAATGAATTATAATGATGTTTGGACTTAGTGTAAGTGAGCTAGAGAAACAATTTTGATAGATTATAGGTAGCTTAAAATAGAATGGAAGGAAACAACTTGGGAGCAGtcaagatatttaatattttcaaggAGTTTTGTTGTAAAGAGAAATAGAGGCTTGGGCAGCAGATGGAAGAGGGTGTGTGAAATCTATGCCACTGTTGCCTTTTGAGTACCGGTGAATACAGGTTTATACCACTATGTGGACAGCACAGAAGAGAGAATCGTGGAGGATGCAGGAGACTGTGAATCCTGAATCAGCAGAGCAAAGCCTTAAacaagagaagggggtggggcccACTGGTAAAGTGGAAGTGAAGCCGGAGGAAGGAGCACAGCAGTCCATCCACAAAACCAGATGGAAGCACGGACTGCTACAGGAAGCACCACAGTTCTCCTATTGCTTCACTGTTTGAAGAAGAGAAAGTGCGATCAACCAAAGATGATGGAACGAAGTCAGAGAAGAATATAAAACGGCCAACCAGTAAGAAAAGAGACTTAATTCTGTTAAAAATAGTCTGATTGATTTCACAGCAACAACGAAGGCCCACTGGACACCGGAGATCATAAATGCAATGTAAAACTAGTGAACAATATAAGGCTCGTATTCCCACTTCTCCTGCCCCAAGTTCGTCTACTGAAGGGATGCACACAGAGTCGAACACAGAGTGAGCTGAATTTTGCTAATATTGAGAAGAGAGAACACGGAAGACAAAGGACGGAACAGAGGCTTTATACAAGAATGTTATGCTAGCTAGTCACAGAATTTAGGGAAGGAAGGTGGGACAGTGGGTAGTGAGGATTCATCTATCGCTGGAGGCTCTGCTGGAGAACAGGACTTTCCCAGGTGATACACTATTTGACCTGAATTCTGCAAAACAGCCTAGGACAAAAATCACCTTAAGTTTCCTGAAttcatgttttgtttcttggtttgtgGTGATGAAGACGTCACGCTGCAGGTCATATTCTGCCATCTTTGTGACAGTCATGAGGCCATTGGTCTCCTTCCAGAGCACCACGTCATAACCAGTATTTAAATCCCCGTGGGCATCAAAGTGAAATGAATTCCTTCCATCAGTGAATGTCACGTTTTTCAGCACGGCAAGTAGCTGTGAAAGGTAAAAGTGTGGGTGAACAGTTTACAGTGCATCTTTTATCCCCGTGAAGACACTGCATCTCCAAGAGTATAACTTAAacgagaagaaaaaaaagacatttgatCCCTGTTTCAGGATGCTTAAATATATAGAACAGTTTAAGAAAGAGTCCCACCTCCCATTCTAGATTCCATCTCTGCAGAAGTTTTCCTACATGAAATTGTAAAACCAGATCAGATTTAGAGAGATTTTAGCTATTTCAGT encodes:
- the Gprc6a gene encoding G-protein coupled receptor family C group 6 member A precursor, whose protein sequence is MALLITVVTCFMIILDTSQSCHTPDDFVAITSPGHIMIGGLFAIHEKMLSSDDHPRRPQIQKCAGFEISVFLQTLAMIHSIEMINNSTLLSGVKLGYEIYDTCTEVTAAMAATLRFLSKFNCSRETVVFQCDYSSYMPRVKAVIGAGYSETSIAVSRMLNLQLMPQVSYESTAEILSDKIRFPSFLRTVPSDFYQTKAMAHLIRQSGWNWIGAITTDDDYGRLALNTFAIQAAENNVCIAFKEVLPAFLSDNTIEVRINQTLEKIIAEAQVNVIVVFLRKFHVFNLFTKAIERKISKIWIASDNWSTATKIITIPNVKKLGKVVGFAFRRGNTSSFHSFLQTLHMYPNDNNKPLHEFAMLVSACKYIKDGDLSQCISNYSQATLTYDTTKTIENHLFKRNDFLWHYTEPGLIYSIQLAVFALGHAIRDLCQARDCKKPNAFQPWELLAVLKNVTFTDGRNSFHFDAHGDLNTGYDVVLWKETNGLMTVTKMAEYDLQRDVFITTNQETKHEFRKLKQILSKCSKECSPGQMKKATGSQHSCCYECVSCPENHYSNETDMDHCLLCNNETHWAPVRSTTCFEKEVEYLDWDDSLALLLIALSLLGIAFVLAIGIIFTRNLKTPVVKSSGGLVVCYVMLICHALNFASTGFFIGEPQDFACKTRQTLFGVSFTLCVSCILTKSLKILLAFSFDPKLTMFLKCLYRPVPIVLTCTGIQVVICTLWLVLAAPSVEENISLPRVIILECEEGSALAFGTMLGYITVLAFICFVFAFKGRKLPENYNEAKFLTFGMLIYFIAWITFIPVYTTTFGKYLPAVEIIVILISNYGILCCIFFPKCYIILCKQKTNTKSAFLQMVYNYSAHSVDSLALSHVSLDSTSYDTATTNQSPGNKMTACQNDNHLPAQVLPHTGTAKTIKASKTLRQKRSSSI